ATCCCACCTCTCTCTACCCTCAAGTCATCCAGACCAACCCAGACGCCCCAAAGCCCTCTTCTTCTTCCTCCTCCTCTATGTACCCTTCAGTCGACGTGGCCCACCTCGCGGAGGACCTCTTCCCCGAAAACGACGCCGTTTCGGAAACGAACCAAAATCTCCAATCCTCGGAAGAAATCCTGGTCAAGATTCCGGGGGCGATCGTCCACCTCATCGAGAAATCCTACAGCATTGAGCTGGCCTGCGGCGACCTCACCATCGTCGCTCTCCGGCAAGGCGGCAACGTAGTCGCGGTCCTGGCGCGCGTTGGCGACGAGATCCAGTGGCCGTTGGCGAAAGACGAGGCGGCGGTGAAGCTTGATCACTCTCACTATTTCTTCAATCTTCGAGTCCCGGCGGATGGCTCGTCGGAGAATGGAGAAATAGAGCTGCTGAATTACGGGCTGACGATTGCGACCAAGGGGCAGGATGGCTTGATGAAGGAATTGGACCGGGTTTTGGAGACTTATAGTTGCTTTTCGGAGCAGAAGATGGAAGGATTGGAGCATTGGGATGTTCTGGACGGGACCGTGGCGAGGGAGACTACGCCGGAGGATTTGAGTTGTACTGACAGGAAGAAACTGATGGGCGACAGCTCGGCTGCGTACTGGACTACATTGGCTCCGAATGTGGAGGATTACAGCGGGAGGTGTGCCAGGATGATCGCTTCGGGGTCGGGGCAGCTTATTAGGGGGATTTTGTGGTGTGGGGATGTGACTGTGGACAGGCTCAAGTGGGGGAATGAGTTCTTGAAGAAGAGGATGGGGCCATGTTCCAGTTCCGAGATTAGTCCTGAGACATTGAAGAGGATCCAAAGGTATATCTTTGATTGCTCGGGGTTTGTTTTAGCTACAAGACTCTGCTTGAAATGTTGTAGTAGTGGTAACATCTGACGTGTTTTGGTTTGATTTTTCAGGGTTAAGAGGTTGACGAAGATGTCGGAGAAAATGGCCTCTGGAATCCTTTCAGGGGTTATTAAAGTATCTGGATTCTTTACAAGTGCAATTGTTAACTCGAAAGTGGGCAAGAAATTTTTCAGCCTTCTCCCTGGAGAAATTGTCCTGGCTTCCTTGGATGGATTCAGTAAGTTTTTATATCTCAACCATCATTGAATTACACATACTCTGATACACTTTTTCACCATGCTTTATATATATTATAAGATGGATTACTAGCACTTGCTTTGGTAGTATGATTTGAAAGGAATCATTTAAATATAGGTGGAAACTAATAACTCTAGCATCTCCAATTCTGCATGCTATAAAGGTGTGCCGATGTAATCTTATGAGCAACAAACTTCAAGAATCAAGATAGATTCATAGATGGTTATGTGCTCTATGCATTGAGAAAGGGATTATGAGTACTGGTTTTCAGGAACAACTTTTGAGTTGGAATTAATTAATTGCTAAGGTTGTTGTTAATGTATTGGCAAGAACAGTGAAGTACAATTTTCTATTTTAGGTTTTGAGATTTAATATGAACAACTGTATCTATTTTGAGTTTGGTAAAGTTTTGGTACATAGAACTAAAAGCTATTTAAAGTTGAAAGAAACTAGAATTTATTCCACAACCAAGATAAACATTGGCATACAAGTTGTGACATAGTGCAGTCCTAGAAACTAACTTCTACATGGGTTGATATTTTTCTTGTGCTCATTGTTTTGTTGCTCTCTGTGTGAATCCACAGGCAAAGTCTGTGATGCCGTTGAAGTTGCTGGAAGGAATGTCATGTCAACCTCATCTGTTGTCACGACTGGACTTGTTTCACAGAGGTAATTCTAGTATAAGTGTGTTTCAATTAATTCCTCATTGCTTCGGTGATTCATACTACTACCTGGTGTGGTCATATCACGTAAACCAACTTGTTGAGTTGTGCAAGTTGGCAAAGTTTACGATGTTGTTCTGTGCTGTTGAGTGTGCCATATGGCCATAAGGTGGGGAGGCTGTTATCAACTTTTAGTAAGGTCCCATCCCACTAGTTTTGACAGGGACATATATTGTGAACCTTATCTTCAAGGTGGCGCAACTTGTTCATCTGTTTCTGTGTAGCTTGATATTTTGAGCTTGTTCTTTGGCCAAGTTCCTTCTTTGGCCCGCATGTACTCCATTTTTGCATGTTTTATTTTTGTTTTTTTTTAGTCTGCAATGGCTGAAGGGGAAGCTGATTTCTTAATTGTAGGTACGGCGAACCAGCAGCGAAGGTCACAAATGAAGGGCTTGATGCTGCAGGGTACGCTATTGGGACTGCTTGGGCAGTGTTCAAGATAAGAAAGGCTCTCAACCCGAAGAGTGTTATCAAGCCTACAACTCTTGCTAAAGCTGCTTCTGAAGCAAAGTCCTCCAAGTCGAACTAAACAAGTAGCAGCAGGTGATGTGTGCTTTCAGTAGTAGTTTGTTTTTATTGTATTGATTTGTTACTCTGTAAATTGACAGATGTTCTTTGAAAATAGCAAAATGGCGTCTACTTTGCATTTATATGATCTGAATGTCAGTGCACCAAAGGATAATATGTGGTTTGAATGGCATCTCCCTTCTTAGCAGTGCAACATTTTCTCGTTGTATAACTTGGTTCTTGTATTCATTATTATCATATCGGTAGGTTAAATGGTCTTCTTAACGAAGTTGGACATGATTGTTCACTTGTTCATCATTGTAGTCAAAAGAATAGCTGCACATGATAGGCTGTCTTTGCAGAGTTGTTCGAGGCTTAGCTACTATTGGCCTTTTTGTTACTCTCGTTCATAAGAAATGGAAAAGTATGATGGTCCTCTAAGCCAAATCACAGAAAAACAAACGAGTTTTATATATGAGTTCCCTGCTTGTACTGCCAAAGCTGGCTTGCGTTCATTAACAGAGCACAAGATGTACATGAAGGTTGTACTAAAAGCTGGTAAAAACTATGGGCGCTTGCAGAGGAGACATCTTATTCGTCCTCTTGTACAGCACCGATTATACGACTTTTATCAAAGTTCAAATCTTCAAATGTACCCAAGTATACATCTTCTTGAGTCCCTCAATAAGTAGTTTTGAAGGGTTTATAAGACTTCAGATCTAGAACTACACCGGCGAAAGAGCCAACTGCAGCAACTATGGAGACGACTAGACAACTCATACTTAGCATCTGAAGTCCAAGCCATCTACTACTCCATTTCTCAATCTTCTGTTGAGCAATGTACATCTCAACCGGAAAATAAACAGTTAATGGCCAGAATCCAAAGGCTCCAAGTATCCCAACTACATCATTGAAGAATGGTAGGAGCATGGATATGAGGGTAGTCAATATAACAAAAAGGGTCCTCCATACCAAGCGAAACAGGTTGAGTTGGTAGACACCATAGAAGGGAATAGGTATGTCATACTCGGCTGTCACAAAGTCGCTTTTTGGCCATTTTTGTGCACTCCATTTCTCCACAAATGCAAATAATGGCTGGCAGAAGACCTGCAGGGAGGTTCACTAGGTTAGAACTCGGTGACATGTATGGAACTGTAAGTTGACCCTATGTAAAGAGACCATTTTTCGACCGCACTGGCATACCTGAAATGCACCTACTAGGTGGACAACAATTGCAACATTTGCAATGTCCAGGAGCCAGTAGGGGTTATAGAATCCAAAGCCAGTTAAGAGGTTTCCTGGGGCAAGATCACCAAACGCCGCGTACCCAAAACATCCACAGAGCATATAAAAGACTGTTGTGACAGTGATGCTGAATACAGTTGCCTTCTTCATGGTCTTATGTTCTGCAGGAGGAGATCTTATAGTATCCTGCGCAGGGCGATGGACTAATAGTAAGCATATTAACTGATATATAACATGCATGCTTCCTGCATTTCCCAACTATGTAACTAATGGAAGTACCTGTATTTCGATGAGGACCAAAGAATAGGAGTAAGCAAATGCAATAGCGCCAAGAGCTTGCATAGTCCTCCACATCTTTTCTGTAGATGTGACTACTGTTCCAGAATGAGTAACTGTCCCTATGCTAATACCCAATAGACTTCCTTTGAAACCCCCATTTCCTGATAAAAACAGGAACAAAATTGCAGCTGTTCAGGAAAGTATACTCAAATCCCAATTATATGTACGTATAATGGACCATTAGATTATTAGCTGTACCTGCAACTTTGCCAATGCCAAGTCCAAGGCCAACAGTAGAGTATGTGAAAGACATAATGGCTGCCACTATAGAAAGCCACCATACTTCATTAAAATCTTTGATTTGTGAAAATATCACCTCTATGATTCCAAATGTTATCATATAACCATTGCTTGACATATGACATGGATCTTTCCCTCCACTTTTGTGATAGCAGTTTGATCTCTTTATTGCCCTATTAGACAAAACATATGTAAATTCTTCACTCTGTTACTAATAGATAAATAGTGTTACAAAAGCTACTAAAAGTTCAAAACCAGATTACAAAACAAGATGAACGTGAGGCAACTCACATCATGCTGACAGAAGATGCAATGGTATATCCAATTGCTACCCCAAACAAATTCAAGTACTGGACTAATCCACATAACATGACTCTTCTTCCTCCTGCAACTCCAAATTAAAATCAAAATGGTTTGTTTTCTTTACGAGTTTGTTTTTTGATACGATATTTTTTGTTTACGAGTTTTCTTTATGAGTTGAAAGTAACATAAAAAACTTCCCTCCCTTACCTAAGTTGGCCTTGACAGCATCCATGTATGTATAATTTCTCTGTCCCGTGACAGGGTCACCTGCTCGATAGCACATGGCTAGGAGATTGGAAGTGTACAGATTGACAATGGCAAAAAGAGCGAGGACAGTTGGTCCTGCAACCCAACCAAGCTGTGCAATTGCCCATGCTAACGATAGAACTCCAGATCCTATAACTGCAGTGATAATATGTGATGTTGAAGTCCAAAAAGTTCCTGCACCAAAACACCACCAAGTTATTATTGAACTATATGGCATCACTTAGACTTGATTGTCAAGTTACTATTGAGAAGTTGGTTCTGGTAAGAAAACTCTCACAAAACTGAACCCAATCAGACCATCATGCCGATTAAGACTTCATTGCCCACTCTCCAGCTAAATTAGTGCAGATAATAATATAACATGGCAGTCTTACATGAAGTTCAGTATAGTTTCAAGTACAAATCAAAGTGTGTGCATCAACTACGTAATTTTAGCAAATCAAAATATGCTAAATTGGTAAACCTATGTAGCTAAACTACCTGTTCGCTTAAGGCGACCATCATCATCGAAGCATTTGGAATAGTTCGACTGAGGGTTTATAGCTTCAGATTCACCGACTTTAGGTTGAACTTCTACTTGCAAATAGTGCCTGACATCATGCCTCTCCTCCACCTGATATAGAGGGAATCAAAATGATTTCACCAAACAAACAAAGCTTTTATTCTTTCTTTTCCTGCAGAAGAAGTTCTGAAATGAAAAACCAAGTTATAATCTCTCACAGCTCCATGATGGATTCTGCTTGGAAGAGTTCGGCTCCTTGGCAACATTGTTTCAAGGTTGCAGAATGGAAAATCAGAAGTACAGGGAGAGTGACAAGAGAAACAATTGGTGAAGTTGATGATGGATGTTTCAATACATGAAGCTAGCTAGTTTTTATAGGTGAAGA
The window above is part of the Fragaria vesca subsp. vesca linkage group LG2, FraVesHawaii_1.0, whole genome shotgun sequence genome. Proteins encoded here:
- the LOC101311428 gene encoding uncharacterized protein LOC101311428, with the protein product MSNPTSLYPQVIQTNPDAPKPSSSSSSSMYPSVDVAHLAEDLFPENDAVSETNQNLQSSEEILVKIPGAIVHLIEKSYSIELACGDLTIVALRQGGNVVAVLARVGDEIQWPLAKDEAAVKLDHSHYFFNLRVPADGSSENGEIELLNYGLTIATKGQDGLMKELDRVLETYSCFSEQKMEGLEHWDVLDGTVARETTPEDLSCTDRKKLMGDSSAAYWTTLAPNVEDYSGRCARMIASGSGQLIRGILWCGDVTVDRLKWGNEFLKKRMGPCSSSEISPETLKRIQRVKRLTKMSEKMASGILSGVIKVSGFFTSAIVNSKVGKKFFSLLPGEIVLASLDGFSKVCDAVEVAGRNVMSTSSVVTTGLVSQRYGEPAAKVTNEGLDAAGYAIGTAWAVFKIRKALNPKSVIKPTTLAKAASEAKSSKSN
- the LOC101311922 gene encoding amino acid permease 2-like; this encodes MLPRSRTLPSRIHHGAVEERHDVRHYLQVEVQPKVGESEAINPQSNYSKCFDDDGRLKRTGTFWTSTSHIITAVIGSGVLSLAWAIAQLGWVAGPTVLALFAIVNLYTSNLLAMCYRAGDPVTGQRNYTYMDAVKANLGGRRVMLCGLVQYLNLFGVAIGYTIASSVSMMAIKRSNCYHKSGGKDPCHMSSNGYMITFGIIEVIFSQIKDFNEVWWLSIVAAIMSFTYSTVGLGLGIGKVAGNGGFKGSLLGISIGTVTHSGTVVTSTEKMWRTMQALGAIAFAYSYSLVLIEIQDTIRSPPAEHKTMKKATVFSITVTTVFYMLCGCFGYAAFGDLAPGNLLTGFGFYNPYWLLDIANVAIVVHLVGAFQVFCQPLFAFVEKWSAQKWPKSDFVTAEYDIPIPFYGVYQLNLFRLVWRTLFVILTTLISMLLPFFNDVVGILGAFGFWPLTVYFPVEMYIAQQKIEKWSSRWLGLQMLSMSCLVVSIVAAVGSFAGVVLDLKSYKPFKTTY